From Deltaproteobacteria bacterium, the proteins below share one genomic window:
- a CDS encoding SGNH/GDSL hydrolase family protein, whose protein sequence is MTRGQEVSAWALLLLLGLLLGGGLVEAGVRVLHLVPDRFWEPDAKLGWRHSAGRTGWWTQEDREFLVPISISRQGLRDVEHAYAKPAGVTRVLLLGDSFIEALQVPLAATVARRLEAHLGATTEVINAGVSGYGTASELLFLRDQGLRYAPDVVLLAFYPGNDVKNNSATLEDILPPVYDGGGKLERVTAPLEGFARARTGWRDHVQAYRYTRQLLLRHPELTAPLRRLGVAASLDAPRAARERDGVPVDYWVYAPEPSAEWEDAWRRTESLLAAVRATAISAGSRFAIAVIPSRYQIYPELWAETLAAHPAMQGRAWELAGPTRRLLRWCETQGVPCLDLAAGLVAAVKTSAPLYFHHDGHWTAAGHETVAQQLKNFLRERQLVSVQEAETHELH, encoded by the coding sequence GTGACGCGCGGGCAGGAGGTGAGCGCGTGGGCGCTGTTGCTGCTGCTGGGGCTGCTTCTGGGCGGCGGCCTGGTCGAAGCCGGCGTCCGCGTCTTGCATCTCGTGCCCGATCGCTTTTGGGAGCCGGATGCGAAGCTGGGGTGGCGGCACAGCGCTGGCAGGACCGGCTGGTGGACGCAAGAGGACCGGGAGTTCCTGGTCCCGATCAGTATAAGTCGGCAGGGACTGCGCGATGTCGAGCACGCGTATGCCAAGCCTGCCGGAGTGACGCGAGTGTTGCTGTTGGGAGACTCGTTCATTGAGGCATTGCAAGTGCCACTGGCAGCGACCGTAGCACGGCGACTAGAGGCGCATCTCGGGGCAACGACCGAAGTCATCAACGCCGGCGTCAGCGGCTATGGCACCGCCAGTGAGTTGCTGTTTCTACGCGATCAAGGGTTGCGCTACGCCCCCGACGTCGTGCTGCTGGCCTTCTATCCGGGTAATGACGTGAAGAACAACAGTGCGACGCTCGAAGACATCCTGCCACCGGTTTATGACGGCGGCGGCAAGCTGGAACGGGTGACGGCTCCACTCGAAGGGTTCGCGCGCGCGCGCACGGGTTGGCGCGATCACGTACAGGCATATCGCTACACCCGCCAACTGCTGCTGCGTCACCCGGAGCTGACGGCGCCCTTGCGCCGCCTCGGGGTGGCGGCAAGCCTGGATGCCCCGCGCGCGGCGAGGGAGCGCGACGGTGTGCCGGTTGACTACTGGGTTTATGCCCCTGAGCCCAGCGCCGAGTGGGAAGACGCTTGGCGGCGCACGGAGTCGTTGCTCGCCGCCGTGCGCGCTACGGCGATCAGTGCCGGGAGCCGGTTCGCGATCGCGGTCATTCCCAGCCGCTATCAGATCTATCCCGAGCTCTGGGCGGAAACGCTCGCCGCGCATCCGGCGATGCAGGGACGGGCGTGGGAGTTGGCCGGTCCAACTCGGCGCTTGCTACGGTGGTGCGAAACGCAGGGCGTGCCCTGCCTCGACTTGGCGGCGGGTTTGGTGGCGGCGGTGAAGACGAGCGCGCCGTTGTACTTCCACCACGATGGCCATTGGACCGCTGCCGGGCACGAAACGGTAGCGCAACAGCTGAAGAACTTCTTGCGCGAGCGGCAGCTCGTGTCAGTGCAGGAGGCAGAGACGCATGAGCTTCATTGA
- a CDS encoding right-handed parallel beta-helix repeat-containing protein: MIDRYGKSLLLAVALLGLSAPMVQAAPVLFVRTTGDDGADGLSPATALQSIRSAVQRLSESGGQVIVGPGTYVEGDISPRTLAGPGLLRPDALEIIADRDGRLTSELPGPVIVDAGVAGKPTGFVLLGESNIRIDGFHVRGASDAGIQVRFNTAAGTPSADVTIINCVAFANEKRGIDVRDADRVTVANNLTYNNGSTGISVGGGIRGSADAVIMQNTSVGNGIYGIFVGDGNQSAVASSNVIVLSNVTAYNGVAGIKAAPASQRTYGSAFNVSADAFEPVTSQDPTDLAADPLLANPAGAPGGLGGGELADDDFRLRAGSPALDYGPADATTVGITGSAAVDGGPDDGTVDAGYHQSNTATQLVVPAIPLVPIFVRITGSDSNGGGTADQALRTIGAAAARARAGNRVVVGAGEYREGDISLLDQSGTKHRPVEFVADHDGIWTGDQGAVIIDATGWQTAFNLLGSRYVKIDGFSVTGGRDSGIQIRARATVDGLHGADNVTVINSLVFSNGGSGILVRDSAEAAIYNNLVYANATGGVAIGGLEVGSPRARVANNTVYQNGGHGILIGSRGDQDRRGSPGALVLNNILDRNGGRSLLVTPLSLRDFSATANLDGDIVGAIGFVNPAGADGQLGGAGFLDDDFRLQQRSAGQETTSVAVDYSAGMAAPMGLHFGSTRTDLVGDEGLADAGFHYRRVGQRPVLGTLATLQARLAGVNANRLLFVAVDGDNGDGRTPANAFSTIRAAARVAMPGDTIVVAPGRYAEGDVSFNNSGTVLQPIAVVADSSGALSGTAPGRVVVDATGYDTGFVLLRRSFIQIRGFYISGAREAGIQVRACSGDGSLCATRAGSDHVTIAGNVIYSSRRGIDVIDSSDAVIFNNLIYANESTGVTVIGEVRSADGTQVTNNTLYRNGGDALLLAGTLGAPNASVVNNLIQGSGLLGVKAKPEARPTLVLSHNINLDGASAGTPPDPDDRGMDPLFVQPTGADGILGGVGFADDDLRLQAWRSPAVDAGALDAADMALSDGVARSDGVRDSGRADLGFHYDVLGPLADTAQPAVTLYVRAQAGDDRNDGRTPASALRTVARAAAQAGAGTRVFIGTGVYREGNLRPAGSGTATNPIVFVGDSTGVETGDGPGEVLIDATGWSTGFRLVGGGYVRLENLSVTGAASAGILGHAIAGLELANCKVFSNRSTGVALWRVRGASTVFNNLVYANGGDGVQLRLRRERAGAVRLANNTVYGNGGRGVWVERSGPSRRQSAVLIAHNIMHSNAVDLVVASRRATGLRLLPNLLSQAPAGDIRDGGLLVSPQLFAVPAGADGVLGGAGFADDDFRVEATSRAIDAGVDGAATWALAETTVRHDELADEGLIDLGYHYPR; this comes from the coding sequence ATGATTGACCGATACGGAAAATCCCTGCTCCTGGCAGTCGCGCTCTTGGGGCTTAGTGCGCCAATGGTGCAAGCTGCGCCGGTCCTGTTTGTTCGCACGACCGGTGACGACGGGGCGGATGGGTTGTCGCCCGCTACCGCCCTGCAGAGCATCCGTTCGGCGGTGCAGCGCCTAAGTGAAAGCGGCGGACAGGTGATCGTAGGCCCAGGCACATATGTCGAAGGGGATATCTCGCCGCGGACACTTGCCGGGCCGGGCTTGCTGCGCCCGGATGCGCTGGAGATTATCGCAGATCGCGATGGGCGGCTGACTAGCGAGCTACCCGGGCCGGTGATCGTCGACGCCGGCGTGGCCGGCAAGCCGACAGGGTTCGTGCTGCTCGGCGAATCGAATATCCGCATAGATGGATTCCACGTGCGTGGTGCGTCCGACGCCGGTATTCAAGTTCGGTTCAATACCGCGGCAGGCACGCCGTCCGCGGATGTCACGATCATAAATTGTGTGGCGTTCGCGAACGAGAAGCGCGGTATCGATGTTCGCGATGCCGACCGGGTTACGGTGGCGAACAACCTAACGTACAATAACGGCTCGACCGGCATCTCGGTCGGTGGTGGGATCCGTGGCTCCGCCGACGCTGTAATCATGCAGAACACCAGCGTTGGCAATGGCATCTACGGGATCTTTGTCGGCGATGGCAATCAAAGCGCCGTCGCCTCGAGTAACGTCATCGTCTTGTCGAATGTGACAGCGTACAATGGCGTGGCGGGGATCAAAGCGGCCCCGGCTTCGCAGCGCACGTACGGCAGTGCTTTCAATGTGAGCGCCGACGCCTTTGAGCCGGTGACGTCACAAGACCCGACCGACCTGGCCGCGGATCCCTTGCTGGCGAACCCTGCTGGTGCGCCAGGCGGGCTGGGTGGGGGCGAACTTGCCGACGATGATTTCCGCCTGCGAGCGGGAAGCCCTGCGCTCGATTACGGACCCGCTGACGCGACAACCGTCGGAATCACCGGCAGCGCGGCGGTGGACGGCGGCCCTGACGATGGCACGGTTGACGCCGGCTATCATCAGAGCAACACGGCGACGCAACTGGTGGTGCCGGCGATTCCCTTGGTGCCGATCTTCGTTCGCATCACCGGCAGTGATTCAAACGGCGGCGGGACGGCGGACCAAGCGTTGCGCACGATTGGGGCTGCAGCCGCTCGCGCTCGTGCCGGAAACCGCGTTGTCGTTGGCGCTGGGGAGTACCGCGAAGGTGATATCAGCCTGTTGGATCAGTCGGGAACGAAGCATCGGCCGGTAGAGTTTGTCGCGGACCACGATGGCATCTGGACTGGTGATCAGGGTGCGGTGATCATAGATGCCACCGGCTGGCAGACTGCTTTTAACCTTCTTGGAAGCCGCTACGTGAAGATCGACGGTTTTAGCGTTACCGGCGGGCGCGATTCCGGCATCCAGATCCGCGCGCGCGCAACGGTAGATGGCCTACACGGCGCCGACAACGTTACTGTGATCAATTCGCTGGTATTTTCCAACGGCGGTAGCGGAATTCTGGTCAGGGATTCAGCCGAAGCGGCAATATACAATAACCTGGTGTATGCCAATGCCACGGGTGGAGTGGCGATCGGCGGTCTCGAGGTTGGTTCGCCGCGGGCACGCGTCGCCAACAACACCGTGTATCAGAACGGTGGACACGGGATCCTGATCGGGAGCCGGGGCGATCAAGACAGGCGGGGATCACCCGGGGCACTGGTCCTGAACAATATCCTGGATCGCAACGGCGGCCGCTCCCTGCTGGTGACGCCGCTGTCGCTTCGGGATTTCAGCGCCACTGCGAACTTGGATGGGGACATCGTCGGCGCGATCGGCTTCGTCAATCCGGCCGGGGCCGACGGCCAGCTCGGCGGCGCGGGCTTCCTGGATGACGACTTTAGGTTACAGCAGCGCAGTGCCGGGCAGGAAACGACGAGTGTCGCGGTCGATTATAGTGCCGGCATGGCCGCACCGATGGGGCTGCACTTCGGCTCGACGCGCACTGACCTGGTCGGCGACGAAGGGCTTGCCGATGCCGGTTTTCACTATCGCCGTGTCGGGCAACGGCCGGTGTTGGGCACGCTCGCTACCCTGCAAGCGCGCCTGGCCGGCGTTAACGCAAACCGGCTTCTCTTCGTGGCTGTCGATGGCGACAATGGCGATGGGCGGACGCCGGCCAACGCCTTTTCGACCATTCGGGCAGCAGCTCGCGTGGCAATGCCCGGCGATACAATCGTGGTAGCGCCGGGCCGGTATGCGGAGGGAGATGTCTCGTTCAACAACAGCGGCACTGTGCTGCAACCGATCGCAGTAGTGGCGGATTCCAGCGGAGCACTATCAGGCACTGCCCCGGGGCGTGTAGTGGTCGATGCGACAGGGTACGATACAGGTTTCGTGCTGTTGCGTCGCAGCTTCATTCAGATTCGCGGATTCTACATCAGCGGGGCACGAGAGGCCGGTATTCAAGTGCGGGCATGCTCGGGGGACGGATCGTTGTGTGCAACGCGTGCAGGATCCGATCACGTCACCATCGCCGGAAATGTGATTTACTCCAGCCGCCGGGGTATCGACGTCATCGACTCCAGCGACGCGGTGATCTTCAACAATCTTATATACGCCAACGAGAGCACCGGCGTCACCGTTATCGGCGAGGTGCGCTCTGCCGACGGCACGCAGGTGACGAACAACACGCTCTACCGTAACGGTGGCGACGCGCTCTTGCTCGCGGGCACACTGGGAGCACCGAACGCCAGCGTAGTTAATAACTTGATTCAAGGGAGTGGTCTCCTCGGGGTGAAGGCGAAGCCCGAGGCGCGGCCGACGCTGGTGCTGAGCCATAACATCAATCTCGACGGTGCTAGTGCAGGAACGCCGCCGGACCCGGACGACCGAGGAATGGACCCCCTATTTGTCCAGCCGACAGGTGCAGACGGAATCTTGGGCGGTGTGGGCTTTGCTGACGATGACCTCCGGCTTCAGGCTTGGCGCAGCCCCGCAGTGGATGCCGGCGCACTCGACGCGGCCGACATGGCGCTCAGTGACGGTGTTGCCCGGAGTGATGGCGTTCGCGACAGCGGGCGCGCCGATCTCGGGTTCCACTATGACGTCCTCGGGCCGCTCGCCGATACGGCGCAGCCCGCGGTGACGCTCTACGTCCGGGCGCAGGCAGGGGACGACCGGAACGACGGTCGCACGCCGGCCTCTGCCTTGCGGACGGTGGCGCGCGCCGCTGCCCAAGCGGGTGCCGGGACCCGGGTCTTCATTGGCACCGGGGTGTACCGTGAAGGGAATCTGCGGCCGGCTGGCAGCGGAACGGCGACAAATCCGATTGTGTTCGTCGGGGATTCTACCGGCGTCGAGACCGGTGACGGGCCGGGCGAGGTGTTGATCGATGCGACCGGATGGAGCACGGGTTTTCGGCTGGTGGGTGGCGGGTATGTCAGATTGGAGAATCTGAGCGTTACCGGGGCGGCTAGCGCGGGCATCCTGGGCCATGCGATTGCTGGGCTCGAGTTGGCAAACTGCAAGGTGTTCTCCAACCGCAGCACGGGCGTGGCGCTGTGGCGCGTGCGCGGCGCCAGCACGGTTTTCAATAACTTAGTGTACGCCAACGGTGGCGACGGGGTGCAGCTGCGCTTGCGGCGAGAGCGTGCGGGGGCGGTGCGGCTGGCCAACAACACGGTCTATGGGAACGGCGGCCGCGGGGTATGGGTCGAGCGCTCGGGGCCGTCGCGCCGCCAAAGTGCTGTGCTGATCGCGCATAACATCATGCACAGCAATGCCGTTGACCTCGTTGTAGCCTCGCGCCGCGCTACCGGGCTCCGGCTGTTGCCGAACCTGTTGTCTCAGGCGCCAGCTGGCGACATTAGGGATGGGGGACTGCTGGTGAGCCCCCAGCTGTTTGCTGTGCCAGCCGGCGCCGACGGTGTACTTGGCGGGGCCGGCTTCGCCGACGACGACTTTCGCGTGGAGGCGACTTCCCGCGCCATCGACGCCGGGGTGGACGGTGCGGCAACCTGGGCTCTGGCTGAGACAACTGTTCGCCATGACGAGCTAGCGGACGAGGGTCTGATTGATCTTGGTTATCACTACCCACGCTGA
- a CDS encoding sulfatase: MASQQLNIVLVVLGGVRADHLSCYGYSRPTTPFLDQVAREGVRFQRSFATASWSLPSHASLFTGLFPSSHGATDEHLFLAPRHALLPECLKAVGYRTAIFSTDTWVSPATGFARGVDHFDTQRLPNPILRRAQNYRRAVTDRLLRRADAGARRTNQALLRWVGNSDQPFFAFVHYNEVGLRAHLPRPYDKKFLPQGVSEKRVHSITQRYDESLCGCADMTEEEIAILTARYDNGLAYVDFRAREIAEALQRGGRWDDTLFIVTADHGEDLGAHRKVAPSWGLYDTQVRVPLIVRCPSVVPQGFVVEEFAQSCDTMPTVLGLAGVADGARRMQGRPLIAGGRATPGPAFVVSEQFRPNLAALRRAGRADARPYDVRKKAIRTIREKFIWHSDEANEFYDLTADPGETHNLIDREGGRADALRKQLFDWLAQLDKFEGEESVSREMGGLVREQLRGLGHVA, translated from the coding sequence ATGGCTTCGCAACAGTTGAACATCGTGCTGGTCGTTCTCGGCGGCGTACGTGCCGACCACCTCTCGTGCTACGGCTATTCGCGCCCGACAACGCCGTTCCTTGACCAAGTGGCCCGCGAAGGCGTGCGTTTCCAGCGCTCGTTCGCCACCGCCTCGTGGAGTTTGCCTTCCCATGCCTCGCTGTTCACCGGCCTGTTCCCCTCCAGCCATGGTGCCACCGACGAACACCTCTTCCTGGCGCCGCGCCACGCGCTGCTGCCGGAGTGCTTGAAGGCGGTGGGATACCGCACGGCCATCTTCTCGACCGATACGTGGGTGAGCCCGGCGACCGGCTTTGCTCGTGGAGTGGACCACTTCGATACCCAAAGGTTGCCCAACCCGATCCTGCGCCGCGCCCAGAACTACCGGCGCGCGGTTACCGATCGCTTGCTGCGCCGCGCAGACGCGGGGGCGCGTCGCACCAATCAGGCGCTGCTGCGGTGGGTGGGGAACTCCGATCAGCCGTTTTTTGCCTTCGTGCATTACAACGAAGTGGGCCTGCGTGCTCACCTGCCCCGTCCCTATGACAAGAAGTTCCTGCCGCAAGGCGTAAGCGAGAAGCGCGTGCACAGTATCACCCAGCGCTACGACGAGTCCTTGTGCGGCTGTGCCGACATGACCGAGGAGGAGATTGCGATCTTGACTGCGCGCTACGACAACGGCCTGGCTTACGTCGATTTCCGTGCGCGCGAGATTGCCGAAGCGCTGCAGCGGGGTGGCCGGTGGGACGACACGCTCTTCATCGTTACAGCCGATCACGGTGAAGACCTCGGTGCGCATCGTAAGGTGGCGCCTAGCTGGGGACTGTACGACACGCAGGTGCGTGTCCCGCTCATCGTACGCTGCCCAAGCGTGGTGCCGCAGGGTTTCGTGGTCGAGGAGTTTGCCCAGTCCTGCGACACCATGCCGACGGTGCTCGGGCTCGCAGGCGTTGCCGATGGTGCGCGTCGGATGCAGGGGCGGCCGCTGATCGCCGGCGGCCGGGCCACGCCGGGCCCGGCGTTTGTGGTCTCGGAGCAGTTTCGGCCGAATCTCGCCGCGCTGCGGCGTGCCGGGCGCGCCGATGCGCGGCCTTACGATGTGCGCAAGAAAGCCATCCGCACGATTCGCGAGAAGTTCATTTGGCATTCGGATGAAGCCAACGAGTTCTACGATCTAACCGCTGACCCGGGAGAAACCCACAACCTCATCGATCGCGAGGGCGGCCGTGCCGATGCCCTGCGCAAGCAGCTCTTCGATTGGCTGGCCCAGCTCGACAAGTTCGAGGGTGAGGAGAGCGTGTCCCGGGAGATGGGTGGGCTCGTGCGCGAGCAGCTACGCGGGCTCGGTCATGTGGCCTGA
- a CDS encoding glycosyltransferase family 39 protein: MRDPWLLVVLALSASLGLYQLTWGLPNGDHSWAADALGPVTVLGIVRRSLAEWNSGWFYFKYPVGYPLMLFAVSAPYLAWLFVSGQLRQPKAVYPYGFSDPENALYAMALLGRCLSVICLVATVALTYDIGRRLFGRTAGRLAAWFVASAYPVLYYAHTTNLDAAYLCWLALALWAAVVAAEGERRWPYVALGIAAAMAVSTKEQAFAFLLPLPLVIAVRRYRAQPAALGGAQRWATALWNRGTRAGLTATMLALTIGSNVAWNPSGFVNRIRYLSGQQIPGVSARLAPVEFGLFKGADKEWQYLQQLYDAIESSLGLPLVLTSAAGVVYVALRYRSAAAALLLPAAAQYYLSLRTLDLITLRYTLPLSLIIALCAGALCADALASPARYLAGAVVAGLCVLGLARAIELDLLLRDDPRYYAEAWLRRNVAAASAVEVYQKPVYLPRLRGLNARTVALEERTLAGLSQRRPDFIVTSSAAKKGITHRWRTDWRQGLLEPGAGAPDFLRALESEQLPYRAVARFRQQPALLRVRITSLCPEITVFARSNP, encoded by the coding sequence GTGCGTGATCCTTGGCTGCTGGTCGTACTGGCGCTCAGCGCCAGCCTCGGGCTCTACCAACTCACGTGGGGGCTGCCCAATGGCGATCACTCGTGGGCCGCCGACGCGCTCGGGCCGGTGACCGTGCTCGGGATCGTGCGCCGCTCGCTCGCCGAATGGAATTCGGGATGGTTCTACTTCAAGTACCCCGTGGGCTATCCCCTGATGCTGTTCGCGGTCTCGGCACCGTACCTGGCGTGGCTGTTTGTGAGCGGGCAGCTGCGGCAGCCCAAGGCCGTCTATCCCTACGGCTTCAGCGATCCGGAAAACGCGCTCTACGCCATGGCGCTGCTCGGGAGATGCCTGAGCGTGATTTGCCTGGTGGCAACGGTGGCGCTGACCTACGATATCGGCCGGCGGCTGTTCGGCCGTACCGCCGGCCGCTTGGCGGCGTGGTTTGTCGCCAGTGCCTATCCGGTGCTCTACTACGCTCACACCACCAACTTAGACGCGGCCTACCTCTGCTGGCTGGCGCTGGCATTGTGGGCCGCGGTGGTGGCGGCCGAGGGCGAGCGGCGCTGGCCCTATGTCGCGCTCGGCATCGCCGCCGCGATGGCGGTCTCGACCAAGGAGCAGGCGTTTGCCTTCCTGCTGCCGCTGCCGCTGGTTATCGCCGTGCGCCGGTATCGGGCGCAGCCGGCCGCGCTCGGCGGTGCGCAGCGCTGGGCCACTGCGCTGTGGAACCGCGGCACCCGCGCTGGGCTGACGGCTACGATGCTGGCCTTGACGATCGGCAGTAACGTGGCGTGGAACCCGAGCGGGTTCGTCAATCGGATTCGCTACCTCAGCGGCCAGCAGATCCCCGGGGTGTCCGCGCGCCTGGCACCGGTGGAGTTCGGGCTCTTCAAAGGGGCTGACAAGGAGTGGCAGTACTTGCAGCAGCTTTACGACGCAATCGAGAGCAGCCTGGGCCTGCCGCTGGTACTCACCAGTGCGGCCGGAGTGGTCTACGTGGCACTCAGGTACCGCTCGGCTGCGGCCGCTTTGCTGTTGCCGGCGGCCGCCCAGTACTACCTTTCTCTGCGGACCCTCGACTTGATCACCCTGCGTTACACGCTGCCGCTGAGCTTGATCATCGCCTTGTGTGCCGGTGCGCTGTGCGCGGATGCGCTGGCCTCACCCGCGCGCTACCTGGCCGGGGCGGTGGTAGCTGGCCTGTGTGTGCTTGGCCTGGCGCGAGCGATCGAGTTGGATCTGCTGCTGCGTGATGATCCGCGCTACTACGCCGAGGCCTGGTTGCGCCGCAACGTGGCGGCTGCCAGCGCGGTGGAAGTATACCAGAAGCCGGTGTATTTGCCGCGGCTGCGCGGCCTGAACGCTCGAACGGTGGCACTCGAAGAGCGCACGCTCGCGGGCTTGTCACAACGGCGGCCCGACTTCATCGTTACCAGCTCGGCGGCGAAGAAAGGTATCACCCACCGCTGGCGTACCGACTGGCGCCAGGGACTGCTGGAGCCGGGCGCCGGCGCCCCGGACTTCCTGCGGGCGCTTGAATCCGAGCAGCTCCCCTACCGTGCGGTGGCGCGCTTTCGCCAGCAGCCGGCGCTGCTGCGCGTGCGCATTACCAGCCTGTGCCCGGAGATCACCGTCTTCGCGCGAAGCAACCCATGA
- a CDS encoding glycosyltransferase produces MPKIRIVYAIKSMPVGGSQTHLVQVLRLLDRRRFEPSLYCLTGEGVLLDTVRSLGLPVVDGRVGQGFRGHRAAAAVWRLARYLRRERADVVHNYLLRANAIGSMAARLAQVPVMLCSKRGCHERKGLELAGAKLGNWLADCVTVNAEAVRDFVADNEGCPRQKMVVIPSGVDTQRFQPLAVADYKTALGVDPQRLVVGIVTRMRVRKGVEEFLRAMVRVRQQLPAAHAVIVGEVELDDDLQRLVADSGLTDHLTLLGRRGDMPEVLSAFDVFVLSSHDEGMSNAILEAMAMEKPVVATDVGGTGEVVRHGQTGLLVPPKEPLPLAAAIIDVLAAPQRAREMGRLGRRVVDERFSANAMVRQMEDLYVRLLRQRGAALAQAAAIAS; encoded by the coding sequence ATGCCGAAGATCCGTATAGTCTACGCCATCAAGTCGATGCCGGTCGGGGGTAGCCAGACGCATTTGGTACAGGTGCTGCGGCTGCTCGACCGCCGGCGCTTCGAGCCGTCGCTGTACTGTCTGACGGGCGAGGGCGTGCTGCTCGACACCGTCCGTTCGCTCGGGTTGCCGGTGGTTGATGGCCGAGTGGGGCAGGGCTTTCGCGGCCATCGGGCGGCGGCGGCGGTGTGGCGGTTGGCGCGCTACCTGCGGCGCGAACGAGCCGACGTCGTACACAATTACTTGCTGCGCGCCAACGCCATCGGCTCGATGGCGGCGCGGCTGGCGCAGGTGCCGGTCATGCTGTGTAGCAAACGCGGCTGTCATGAACGCAAAGGCTTGGAACTAGCCGGTGCCAAGCTGGGGAACTGGTTGGCCGATTGCGTCACGGTCAACGCCGAGGCCGTGCGCGACTTTGTTGCCGACAACGAAGGCTGTCCGCGACAAAAGATGGTGGTCATCCCTAGCGGGGTGGATACGCAACGCTTCCAGCCGCTGGCGGTGGCAGACTACAAGACGGCGCTGGGAGTTGACCCGCAGCGCCTGGTCGTCGGCATCGTGACCCGGATGCGGGTGCGCAAAGGGGTCGAGGAATTCCTGCGCGCGATGGTGCGGGTGCGCCAGCAGCTGCCGGCCGCGCACGCGGTGATCGTCGGCGAGGTCGAGCTTGACGACGACTTGCAACGCCTGGTGGCTGACAGCGGGCTGACCGACCACCTCACCCTGCTCGGGCGCCGCGGCGATATGCCCGAGGTGCTCTCGGCTTTCGATGTCTTCGTGTTGTCATCCCACGACGAAGGCATGTCCAATGCCATCCTCGAAGCGATGGCGATGGAGAAGCCGGTGGTGGCCACCGACGTCGGCGGTACGGGTGAAGTTGTGCGCCACGGGCAGACCGGCCTGCTGGTGCCGCCCAAGGAGCCGCTGCCGCTGGCCGCGGCGATCATTGATGTGCTGGCGGCCCCGCAGCGCGCACGCGAGATGGGCCGCCTCGGCCGTCGCGTTGTCGACGAGCGCTTCTCGGCGAACGCCATGGTGCGGCAGATGGAAGACCTCTACGTTCGGTTGCTGCGCCAGCGGGGTGCGGCGTTGGCGCAAGCCGCGGCGATCGCAAGCTGA
- a CDS encoding MBOAT family protein, whose translation MIFNSLAFLIFLPVVLVLVATLPKRWRNAMLLVASYIFYGYWDWRFVGLLFATTVVDFWVGQHIYATNDRLRRRRILLLSLGVNLGALGFFKYFNFFIYSAAAALQSVGLHGSIPTLSIILPVGISFYVFQSMSYTIDIYRREMEPAQSFWDFALYVAYFPQLVAGPIERATHLLPQIVNPGRFSPERANIAVVLIIVGFAKKVLIADNLAPEVERIFSDPGHMSSGELLRGAYYFAFQIYGDFAGYSDIARGVSELLGIRLMFNFNQPYLSQSITEFWRRWHISLSTWLRDYLYVPLGGNRLGEWKTYRNLMLTMLIGGLWHGANWTFVAWGGINGLYLAVERRLGIGRGLSAAEANPALQWVGRVALTLLTFHLVTLTWIFFRAPNFGVAFEYLAGIAQLRDLTAIGVWPFAVAAALLAIDIPQNRSGDHAVFLRMPWWVQSPVYCGLAFAVLGRLLWGGKELPFIYFQF comes from the coding sequence ATGATCTTCAACTCACTGGCGTTCTTGATTTTCTTACCCGTCGTGCTGGTGCTGGTGGCGACCCTGCCCAAGCGCTGGCGCAACGCCATGTTGCTGGTGGCCAGCTACATCTTTTACGGCTATTGGGATTGGCGCTTCGTCGGGCTGCTGTTCGCGACCACTGTGGTGGACTTCTGGGTCGGGCAGCACATCTACGCCACCAATGATCGCTTGCGCCGCCGGCGGATCCTACTGCTGAGCCTGGGGGTCAACCTCGGGGCACTCGGGTTCTTCAAGTACTTCAACTTCTTCATTTACTCCGCGGCGGCCGCGCTGCAGTCGGTCGGGCTCCATGGTTCGATTCCGACGCTCTCGATCATTCTGCCGGTGGGGATTTCCTTTTACGTCTTTCAGTCGATGTCGTACACCATCGACATCTATCGGCGCGAGATGGAGCCGGCGCAGAGCTTCTGGGATTTCGCCCTCTACGTCGCTTACTTCCCCCAACTAGTCGCCGGCCCGATCGAGCGTGCCACCCACCTGCTGCCGCAAATCGTCAACCCCGGCCGCTTCTCGCCCGAGCGCGCCAACATCGCCGTGGTATTGATCATTGTCGGCTTCGCCAAGAAGGTGTTGATCGCTGACAACCTGGCACCGGAGGTCGAGCGCATCTTTTCCGATCCCGGTCACATGAGCAGTGGGGAGCTATTACGGGGCGCCTACTACTTCGCCTTCCAGATCTACGGTGACTTCGCCGGCTATTCCGATATCGCGCGCGGCGTCAGTGAGTTGCTCGGGATTCGACTGATGTTCAATTTCAACCAACCCTACCTCTCACAATCAATCACCGAGTTCTGGCGCCGCTGGCACATCTCCCTTTCCACCTGGCTGCGCGACTACCTCTACGTGCCGCTGGGCGGCAACCGCTTGGGCGAGTGGAAGACCTATCGCAACTTGATGCTGACCATGCTGATCGGCGGGCTGTGGCACGGGGCGAACTGGACCTTTGTCGCCTGGGGCGGCATCAACGGGCTGTATCTGGCGGTGGAGCGCCGGCTTGGCATCGGCCGCGGGTTGTCCGCCGCCGAGGCCAATCCGGCGCTGCAATGGGTCGGTCGCGTGGCCCTAACGTTGCTGACGTTCCACTTGGTAACGCTGACGTGGATCTTCTTTCGCGCGCCGAACTTCGGCGTCGCCTTCGAGTATCTTGCCGGCATCGCGCAATTGCGCGACCTGACGGCGATCGGAGTGTGGCCGTTCGCTGTCGCCGCGGCTCTCTTAGCCATCGACATTCCTCAGAATCGCTCCGGGGATCACGCGGTGTTTCTACGCATGCCGTGGTGGGTGCAATCTCCCGTCTATTGCGGCCTGGCGTTCGCGGTTTTGGGCCGGCTGCTCTGGGGCGGGAAGGAATTGCCGTTCATCTACTTCCAGTTTTGA